A window of Fluoribacter dumoffii NY 23 contains these coding sequences:
- a CDS encoding cation diffusion facilitator family transporter, with amino-acid sequence MNIADGFHERRALKISIAVTFLLAIVGILFGLLSGSLAIVFDGMFNMVDTFMSVLALFVTRLLTSKGNRRFQYGFWHVEPMVLVLNGSILILLCTYALVNAIGGLMSGGHELNFDLAFVFALLVFFLSTGMYFYLLKKNRKIKSEFLRLDIQSWLMSALISSSLLLAFGIAAWLDNGVYGYATPYIDPLILAVLSACLIFVPMGAVRDALRDIFLIAPLDLDEKIRGFLDGLIKQHDLKTYTSYVAKIGRAQFIEIHIVIPHDYPIANIQTLDAIRNEIALAIGKDTPERWLTIAFTANENWI; translated from the coding sequence ATGAACATAGCAGATGGGTTTCATGAACGGCGAGCCCTTAAAATTTCAATAGCGGTTACCTTTCTCTTGGCGATAGTAGGAATTTTGTTTGGGTTGTTGTCAGGGTCACTGGCTATTGTTTTTGACGGTATGTTTAATATGGTAGATACCTTCATGTCAGTTCTTGCCCTTTTTGTTACCCGTCTGTTGACCAGCAAGGGAAATCGGAGATTCCAATATGGCTTCTGGCATGTCGAGCCCATGGTACTCGTTTTGAATGGAAGCATACTAATCCTCCTTTGTACTTATGCGTTGGTCAATGCGATCGGCGGTTTAATGTCCGGAGGGCATGAACTGAATTTTGATTTAGCTTTTGTCTTCGCTCTCTTGGTATTTTTTTTATCGACCGGCATGTATTTTTATTTGCTTAAAAAAAACCGTAAAATTAAATCCGAATTCTTGCGCTTAGATATCCAAAGCTGGTTAATGTCGGCATTAATTTCATCTTCCCTCCTGTTGGCATTTGGTATAGCAGCCTGGTTGGATAATGGCGTGTACGGATATGCCACACCCTATATTGATCCGCTCATCTTAGCCGTTCTTTCTGCTTGTTTGATTTTTGTGCCTATGGGCGCAGTTCGGGATGCCCTGCGAGACATATTTCTTATAGCTCCTTTAGATCTTGATGAAAAAATAAGGGGATTTTTAGATGGGCTTATCAAACAGCATGATTTAAAGACTTATACCAGCTACGTTGCAAAAATCGGTCGTGCCCAATTTATTGAAATCCATATTGTAATACCCCACGACTATCCTATTGCAAATATTCAAACCCTGGATGCAATTCGAAATGAAATAGCCTTGGCCATTGGCAAAGACACACCGGAACGTTGGTTAACTATTGCCTTCACAGCCAATGAAAACTGGATTTAG
- a CDS encoding DUF2188 domain-containing protein produces MNKEHHVVHNVQGGWDIEQTHNSSILHFKSKKEAVDKARELSKKEHTELVIHDKYGRIETKDSHGHDPRNIRG; encoded by the coding sequence ATGAATAAAGAACATCATGTGGTCCATAATGTCCAGGGAGGATGGGATATTGAGCAAACCCACAATTCATCCATTCTCCATTTCAAATCAAAAAAAGAAGCGGTGGATAAAGCAAGGGAGCTGAGTAAAAAAGAACATACAGAATTAGTTATTCATGATAAATATGGTCGAATTGAAACCAAGGATAGTCATGGTCATGATCCAAGAAACATCAGAGGTTAG
- the fusA gene encoding elongation factor G has protein sequence MADLNLYRNIGIFAHVDAGKTTTTERILKLTGRIHKIGEVHDGESTTDFMEQEAERGITIQSAAVSCFWKGHRFNVIDTPGHVDFTVEVYRSLKVLDGGIGVFCGSGGVEPQSETNWRYANNSKVSRLIFVNKLDRVGANFLKVTEQIKKVLGANPLIMTLPIGFEDTFVGVVDLLTRKAYVWDESGQPENFKITDVPADMQDDVEMYRAQLIETALEMDDELLMGYLEGEEPSIEDIKRCIRKGTLELAFFPTYCGSAFKNKGMQLLLDAVVDYLPAPHEVNPQPLTDVEGNPNGQFAIVSADEPFRALAFKIMDDRFGALTFIRIYSGKLNKGDTILNSFTGKTERVGRMVEMQANERNELQSAEAGDIIAIVGMKNVRTGHTLCDPNHECTLEAMVFPEPVISIAVTPKDKGATEKMAIAIGKMVAEDPTFRVETDQDSGETILKGMGELHLDIKVDILKRTYDVELIVGQPQVAYRETITKTIQDSYTHKKQSGGAGQYGKIDYTIEPGEPGTGFKFITSVVGGNVPKEFFPAIEKGFRSMMDSGTLAGFPVLDVVVNLTDGAYHAVDSSAIAFEIAAKGAFRQSIPKAGPQLLEPIMKVDVYSTEDDVGNVIGDLNRRRGMISGQEPSATGVRVKADVPLSEMFGYISTLRTLTSGRGQFSMEFSHYAPCPNNVAEAVIAKEKEKKAAAMA, from the coding sequence ATGGCTGATTTAAACCTTTATAGAAATATTGGTATCTTCGCCCACGTAGATGCCGGAAAAACCACCACTACCGAACGTATTCTTAAGCTCACGGGCAGAATCCATAAGATAGGCGAAGTTCACGATGGTGAATCAACCACCGATTTCATGGAACAGGAAGCGGAGCGCGGTATTACCATCCAGTCAGCAGCTGTGAGTTGTTTCTGGAAAGGGCATCGCTTTAACGTCATTGATACCCCGGGACACGTTGACTTCACTGTAGAAGTATATCGTTCATTGAAGGTACTCGATGGCGGTATCGGGGTGTTCTGTGGTTCTGGTGGTGTTGAGCCTCAGTCAGAAACCAACTGGCGTTATGCGAACAATTCAAAAGTATCTCGTTTGATTTTTGTAAACAAATTAGATCGCGTTGGTGCAAATTTCTTGAAAGTAACCGAGCAAATTAAGAAAGTATTGGGTGCAAATCCTTTAATTATGACTCTGCCTATCGGTTTTGAAGACACCTTCGTTGGTGTGGTCGATTTATTAACTCGTAAAGCCTATGTTTGGGACGAGTCAGGCCAACCAGAAAATTTCAAAATTACTGATGTACCTGCTGATATGCAAGACGATGTTGAAATGTATCGTGCGCAATTGATTGAAACTGCCCTGGAAATGGATGATGAATTGCTGATGGGTTATTTGGAAGGAGAGGAACCTTCAATCGAAGACATTAAGCGTTGTATCCGTAAAGGTACGCTTGAATTAGCCTTCTTCCCAACCTATTGCGGCTCGGCTTTTAAAAACAAAGGTATGCAGCTCTTATTGGATGCAGTAGTTGACTATTTGCCTGCACCCCATGAAGTGAACCCACAACCGTTGACTGATGTTGAAGGTAATCCAAATGGCCAATTTGCTATTGTTTCTGCTGATGAGCCATTCCGTGCCTTGGCATTCAAGATTATGGATGACCGTTTTGGCGCCCTGACCTTCATACGCATATACTCAGGAAAACTCAATAAAGGGGATACCATTCTTAACTCCTTTACCGGTAAAACTGAGCGTGTCGGTCGTATGGTTGAGATGCAGGCAAATGAGCGTAATGAATTACAAAGCGCTGAAGCAGGCGACATTATTGCGATTGTAGGTATGAAAAACGTGCGTACCGGTCATACTTTGTGTGATCCTAACCATGAGTGTACCCTTGAAGCGATGGTTTTCCCTGAGCCAGTTATCTCTATCGCTGTCACACCAAAAGATAAGGGTGCGACTGAGAAAATGGCGATTGCCATTGGCAAGATGGTTGCAGAAGATCCTACCTTCAGAGTGGAAACTGACCAGGATTCAGGTGAAACTATTCTTAAAGGTATGGGTGAATTACACCTTGATATTAAAGTGGATATTCTAAAGCGTACATACGATGTTGAGTTAATCGTAGGTCAACCTCAAGTGGCTTACCGTGAGACGATCACCAAAACGATTCAAGACAGCTATACCCACAAGAAGCAATCAGGTGGAGCGGGTCAATACGGTAAAATCGATTATACGATTGAACCAGGCGAGCCAGGTACTGGATTCAAGTTCATTACCTCTGTTGTGGGTGGAAATGTTCCTAAAGAATTCTTCCCGGCAATTGAAAAAGGTTTTCGCTCAATGATGGACTCAGGTACATTAGCTGGCTTCCCTGTGTTGGACGTTGTGGTTAACCTCACCGATGGTGCTTACCATGCTGTTGACTCCTCGGCAATTGCATTCGAAATTGCGGCAAAAGGCGCATTTCGTCAGTCAATACCAAAAGCGGGTCCACAGTTACTGGAACCCATCATGAAAGTTGACGTGTACAGCACCGAAGATGATGTGGGTAACGTGATTGGTGACTTGAACCGTCGCCGTGGTATGATCTCTGGCCAGGAACCCAGTGCAACGGGTGTTCGCGTTAAGGCCGATGTTCCGCTTTCAGAAATGTTTGGTTACATCAGTACTTTACGTACCCTTACTTCAGGTCGTGGACAATTCTCAATGGAATTCTCTCACTATGCTCCTTGTCCAAACAATGTAGCTGAAGCAGTAATTGCCAAAGAAAAAGAGAAAAAAGCCGCTGCTATGGCTTAA
- the plaB gene encoding phospholipase PlaB — translation MIVIFVHGWSVTHTNTYGELPQWLQHQSKEGKLGIKVGNIYLGHYISFNDAVTVDDIARAFDHAVRDELADKLQDGERFACVTHSTGGPVVRKWMDLYFKNNLAKCPLSHLIMLAPANHGSALAQLGKSRLGRIKCFFEGIEPGQHVLDWLELGSNMSWQLNESWLDYDCTAHGIYSFVLAGQKIDRQLYDALNSYTGEAGSDGVVRVTAANMNYSLLKLHQEGTNGESLVVAKMRRTQPMAFGVLPGCSHSGNKMGIIRSITLANAATHPTALWVLRCLQVKNRESYTRLAKELDKLTQETQKNEHVERVNTLIYNREYITNRYSMIIFRLIDDRGNHLDDYDLYLTAGPQYSEDALPTGFFVDRQRNQLDRGKLTYFLDYDVMEAGINTPQMKGNLGFRIKAHPQANNQALAYYRLLDFHSSLADINKILHPNETVMVEIMLQRRVDRSVSRITNNLTPAKISAEPLGKMVD, via the coding sequence ATGATTGTTATCTTCGTTCATGGCTGGAGTGTCACCCATACCAATACCTATGGGGAGCTTCCCCAATGGCTTCAACATCAAAGTAAGGAAGGGAAACTGGGTATCAAGGTGGGCAATATCTACCTTGGGCACTACATAAGCTTTAACGATGCGGTAACAGTCGATGATATAGCACGCGCATTTGATCATGCCGTGCGGGACGAACTTGCTGACAAGCTGCAAGATGGTGAGCGTTTCGCCTGCGTTACTCACTCTACCGGGGGACCCGTAGTCCGCAAATGGATGGATTTATACTTCAAAAATAATCTTGCAAAATGTCCTTTGAGTCATCTTATCATGCTGGCTCCCGCCAACCATGGTTCTGCACTGGCGCAACTGGGTAAATCCCGGTTAGGGCGTATAAAATGTTTTTTTGAGGGCATTGAGCCCGGGCAACATGTTCTTGATTGGCTTGAGCTTGGAAGCAACATGAGCTGGCAACTAAATGAGAGTTGGCTGGATTATGATTGCACTGCCCATGGCATTTATTCCTTTGTTCTTGCCGGACAAAAAATTGACCGCCAGCTTTATGATGCCCTTAATTCTTACACGGGAGAGGCCGGCTCCGATGGAGTAGTGCGCGTAACCGCTGCCAACATGAATTACAGTTTATTAAAATTGCATCAGGAAGGAACTAATGGCGAAAGTCTGGTTGTCGCCAAAATGAGACGCACCCAGCCAATGGCCTTTGGGGTTCTGCCCGGATGTTCCCATTCGGGGAATAAAATGGGAATTATCCGCAGTATTACCCTCGCCAATGCAGCCACCCATCCCACGGCGCTCTGGGTCTTGCGCTGCCTGCAGGTAAAAAATCGTGAGTCTTATACTCGCCTGGCTAAAGAGCTGGATAAGCTGACGCAAGAAACCCAGAAAAATGAGCATGTTGAACGGGTGAACACACTTATCTATAACCGGGAATATATTACCAATCGCTACTCTATGATTATATTCCGGCTTATTGATGACCGGGGCAATCATCTTGACGATTATGATCTGTATTTGACTGCCGGCCCCCAATACAGTGAGGATGCACTCCCTACAGGGTTCTTCGTAGACCGGCAACGAAATCAGCTTGACCGAGGCAAACTGACTTATTTCCTTGATTACGATGTCATGGAAGCAGGAATTAATACCCCCCAGATGAAAGGCAACCTGGGGTTTCGGATTAAGGCACACCCTCAAGCGAATAACCAAGCCCTTGCTTATTACCGGTTACTTGATTTTCACTCTTCGCTCGCTGACATTAATAAAATCCTGCATCCAAATGAGACAGTCATGGTTGAAATCATGTTACAACGACGGGTAGATAGAAGTGTCTCACGGATCACGAACAACCTCACACCAGCAAAAATCAGTGCCGAACCCCTTGGCAAGATGGTTGACTGA
- a CDS encoding PAS domain-containing protein: MNEISNFALQALNSANDGITIVDMKHKSQPLVFINSSFEQLTGYRAEEVIGTNCRFLQGSLPPQPETLLIRKALGEQKNCRIILKNKRKNGSLFWNELSLAPIKEENKTLSFYIGIQKDVTKEIKHHKEFMNTLEQNKKDAMYEAISSFTDKVSQPLTAISIYSRACCLIMEKEKQDRLKLYEGLEKIEAQSLVIKEIMQTVHNNFNELNFPVEQLNPNKLIVQLVNIIKYACPYNIQLTLDPQLPEIKFNQEHLSQILLNLIRNSTEAFQRASRLKGHIAISTAKQTDFIELTIADDGPGMPKGFIHKEPGTFFTSKTYGIGTGLGICKKLIHLYGGSISLKEMNTGLKVIILLPI; this comes from the coding sequence ATGAATGAAATTAGTAATTTTGCATTGCAGGCCTTAAACTCTGCCAATGATGGTATAACCATTGTCGATATGAAACATAAAAGCCAACCTTTGGTATTTATAAATTCATCCTTTGAACAATTAACCGGGTACCGTGCCGAAGAAGTAATTGGAACAAATTGCAGATTCCTCCAGGGTTCTTTACCCCCTCAACCGGAAACACTACTTATCCGCAAAGCACTTGGCGAACAAAAGAATTGTAGAATTATTTTAAAAAACAAAAGAAAGAATGGCTCGTTATTTTGGAATGAACTGAGCCTCGCACCAATCAAGGAAGAAAATAAAACCTTATCCTTTTATATTGGCATACAAAAAGACGTTACTAAAGAGATAAAGCATCATAAGGAATTTATGAATACCCTGGAACAAAATAAAAAAGATGCCATGTATGAAGCCATTTCCAGCTTCACTGATAAAGTGAGTCAACCCCTGACCGCTATTTCCATATACAGTAGAGCCTGCTGTCTTATTATGGAAAAAGAAAAACAAGACAGGTTAAAACTTTATGAGGGTCTTGAAAAAATTGAAGCACAATCCCTGGTTATAAAAGAAATAATGCAAACGGTGCATAACAATTTTAATGAATTAAATTTCCCGGTTGAACAACTCAATCCCAATAAGCTGATTGTCCAATTGGTCAATATAATTAAATACGCATGTCCCTACAACATTCAATTAACATTGGATCCTCAGTTGCCAGAGATAAAATTTAATCAGGAACATCTGTCTCAAATACTCCTTAATTTAATTCGTAACAGTACGGAGGCCTTCCAGCGAGCTTCACGATTGAAGGGACACATTGCCATCAGTACGGCAAAACAAACTGATTTTATAGAATTAACCATTGCCGATGATGGGCCAGGAATGCCTAAGGGGTTTATACATAAAGAACCAGGTACCTTTTTCACTTCAAAAACTTACGGTATAGGTACGGGTCTTGGAATTTGCAAAAAATTAATCCATTTGTACGGTGGGAGTATTTCCCTTAAAGAAATGAATACCGGATTAAAGGTCATCATTCTTTTGCCAATTTAA
- the map gene encoding type I methionyl aminopeptidase gives MLVKTPEEIQKMRVAGNLAASVLHMIAPHVTEGTSTNELERICRQYILEELKAIPSTLNHYGFPACICTSINHVVCHGIPSDKKLKDGDIINIDVTVQKNGYIGDTSKMFLIGKVKPFAKKLVDVTQECLYQAISIVRPGTHLGDIGNIIQKHAEKHRYSVVREYGGHGIGKSMWEEPEVMHYGKPHTGLKLQAGMTFTIEPMLNLGSKEIKTLGDGWTVVTKDHKLSAQWEHTILVTDTGYEILTLRPDEQLSI, from the coding sequence ATGTTAGTGAAGACGCCTGAGGAAATACAAAAAATGCGGGTGGCGGGGAATTTGGCCGCATCCGTACTGCACATGATTGCACCTCATGTAACTGAGGGGACCAGCACCAATGAGCTTGAGCGAATTTGCCGCCAATACATACTCGAAGAATTGAAAGCCATTCCCTCTACATTAAATCATTATGGATTTCCTGCATGCATTTGCACGTCCATAAATCATGTGGTCTGTCATGGAATACCTTCCGACAAAAAGCTTAAAGATGGTGATATTATCAATATCGATGTGACGGTACAAAAAAACGGTTATATCGGCGATACCAGTAAAATGTTTCTCATTGGCAAGGTAAAACCTTTTGCAAAAAAATTAGTAGATGTAACCCAGGAATGCTTGTATCAAGCCATATCGATCGTGCGCCCCGGAACTCACCTTGGGGATATCGGGAATATCATCCAAAAACATGCTGAAAAACATCGGTATTCAGTCGTACGTGAGTATGGTGGTCATGGAATCGGTAAATCAATGTGGGAAGAACCGGAGGTAATGCACTATGGCAAACCCCACACCGGGTTAAAATTACAAGCAGGCATGACCTTCACTATCGAGCCGATGCTCAATTTGGGAAGCAAAGAAATCAAAACTTTAGGAGACGGCTGGACTGTCGTCACCAAAGATCACAAATTATCTGCGCAATGGGAGCATACCATTTTGGTAACCGATACCGGGTATGAGATATTGACCCTAAGACCCGATGAACAATTAAGTATTTAA
- a CDS encoding DUF4864 domain-containing protein, with protein sequence MDAPNFCKHCGNKLSADAQFCSQCGTQVEASSISPQIEQTFPGKEKQQKSPITAFVLALIFGTFGIHRFYLGKIKSGLLMLLTLGGLGIWYLVDLILLVTNKFEDKNGNLILFTKNPSPLKKTLMVIGVIAAWFLLFVGTVFTIVLFLTNSLIYPINNQLKALKTGNIEKAYSYTSKDFQKATSLGDFNKFLNQYPSLKSNESTFFNIRSIENNLGFVKGTLTAKDGAKTPIEYRLIWENGGWKILNIKVSSTGAGIDINHTAQSSSPTAPPPQLNWLNFDNKGNRYSLKYPNNWEYIKSGKGTVIFRGKKDTDASHTTITIQTLLTKKNKGKYSTIAELINDLKSQIFANTSESKVLAQGEIELPQNQKKFHGEYIVFTYKYKNKQLKQLFTIILRDDGLAFYTWSYTSLITEYDRNLPINKEMYESWTIY encoded by the coding sequence ATGGATGCTCCCAACTTTTGTAAACACTGCGGAAATAAACTCTCAGCAGACGCTCAATTTTGCAGTCAATGTGGTACCCAAGTAGAAGCGAGCTCCATTTCTCCCCAAATAGAACAAACATTTCCCGGTAAAGAAAAACAGCAGAAATCCCCCATTACTGCTTTTGTCTTAGCCCTCATTTTTGGGACTTTTGGAATTCACCGATTTTATTTGGGGAAAATAAAATCGGGATTATTGATGCTGCTGACCCTAGGGGGGCTGGGCATTTGGTATTTGGTAGATTTAATCCTTTTGGTAACTAATAAATTCGAAGATAAAAATGGCAATTTGATCCTATTCACCAAAAATCCCTCTCCATTAAAGAAAACACTCATGGTAATCGGTGTTATTGCCGCCTGGTTTTTACTTTTTGTCGGTACGGTATTTACGATCGTTTTGTTCCTGACAAACAGTTTGATTTACCCCATTAATAATCAGCTTAAAGCATTAAAAACGGGTAATATTGAAAAGGCATACTCCTACACTTCAAAAGACTTCCAAAAAGCAACCTCTCTAGGTGATTTTAACAAATTTTTAAACCAGTACCCTTCTTTAAAAAGCAATGAAAGTACATTTTTTAACATACGAAGCATTGAAAATAATTTGGGATTTGTCAAAGGGACATTAACTGCAAAAGATGGAGCAAAAACTCCGATAGAATATCGCTTAATATGGGAAAATGGAGGATGGAAAATTTTAAATATCAAGGTAAGTTCTACGGGAGCAGGAATTGACATAAACCACACTGCCCAGAGTTCATCACCCACAGCTCCCCCTCCACAACTTAACTGGCTCAATTTCGATAACAAAGGCAACAGATACTCCCTTAAATATCCCAATAACTGGGAATACATTAAATCCGGTAAAGGAACGGTCATTTTTAGAGGCAAAAAAGATACGGATGCTTCTCATACAACGATCACTATCCAAACTCTTTTGACGAAAAAAAATAAGGGGAAATACTCAACCATTGCAGAACTTATAAATGATTTGAAATCCCAAATTTTTGCAAATACCTCAGAGTCTAAAGTGTTAGCTCAAGGAGAAATAGAACTCCCTCAAAATCAGAAGAAATTCCATGGAGAATATATAGTTTTCACTTATAAATACAAAAATAAACAATTGAAACAGTTGTTTACAATCATATTAAGGGACGATGGATTAGCTTTTTATACCTGGAGTTATACTTCGTTAATCACAGAATATGACCGCAACCTGCCTATTAACAAGGAGATGTATGAATCATGGACTATTTACTGA
- a CDS encoding ParD-like family protein, with protein MGIVKISDELHEATKLMARAMSRSINSQAEYWIRIGKLAEENPSITYSEILKILINQASIGEINDVSEDA; from the coding sequence ATGGGCATTGTAAAAATTTCTGATGAGTTGCACGAAGCAACCAAACTGATGGCAAGAGCAATGAGTCGCTCAATCAATTCTCAAGCAGAATACTGGATTAGGATAGGAAAACTGGCAGAAGAAAACCCTTCTATCACTTATTCCGAGATCCTCAAGATTTTGATAAACCAAGCATCAATAGGTGAAATAAACGATGTTAGTGAAGACGCCTGA
- a CDS encoding outer membrane protein: MRRALFTTAILFAGAVSASNTVNGWYASGFGGYTYLPSNVERLYYGYLLSDVHYRYGYNAGGGIGYQSNPIRYEFQYTYLYADTNQYSVNHRKALDIDGGTRANILMANIYYDFAGVGKLSPFLGVGIGYAFMHATLNSTSRFKRPHFNVDQDSFAYQGTAGLTYNFGKNFAANAAYRFTASTDNSNWGKHLLASMANLGVIYRFDLGSYK; the protein is encoded by the coding sequence ATGAGACGTGCATTATTTACTACCGCTATATTATTCGCTGGGGCTGTGTCTGCTTCGAATACTGTTAATGGCTGGTATGCCAGCGGCTTTGGCGGCTACACTTACCTACCTTCCAATGTAGAAAGACTTTATTATGGATATTTGCTCTCGGACGTGCATTATCGTTATGGCTATAATGCTGGTGGGGGCATAGGCTATCAAAGCAATCCTATCCGTTATGAATTCCAATACACATACTTATATGCGGATACCAATCAATACAGTGTAAACCATAGAAAAGCATTGGATATTGATGGAGGGACCAGAGCAAATATCCTGATGGCAAATATTTATTATGATTTTGCTGGAGTAGGTAAACTTTCTCCCTTTCTTGGGGTAGGTATCGGCTATGCTTTTATGCACGCCACCTTAAACAGTACAAGCCGTTTTAAACGCCCCCATTTTAATGTGGATCAAGACTCTTTTGCTTATCAGGGGACTGCAGGATTGACTTATAATTTTGGGAAGAATTTTGCAGCCAACGCCGCATATCGCTTTACCGCATCAACTGATAACAGTAATTGGGGCAAACACCTCCTGGCAAGTATGGCGAATTTGGGTGTAATCTATCGATTTGATCTCGGCAGTTATAAATAG